The following are encoded together in the Sparus aurata chromosome 1, fSpaAur1.1, whole genome shotgun sequence genome:
- the LOC115587955 gene encoding zinc finger protein 79-like isoform X2: MMADCVGFQAQIASIIEILANSAVAEICKLVDDGYAALRSQMDQEREKSEKENDTLRQKLREMDVKMRSYERKMRRRSQREEMHAVHFRPPEVPDDHQLLVPALPTSSEDEPFQHVSKEDNQVLPLVKQEKVEGDDCNLDLKVEVNIRAECGLSTALEPSGETPPSDIVFGTSVTNITTSTSQPAPRPIEATMDLTCRPRAKRKASKPLSNSITVSSGGVPAPEAVRRDLGESLTDSSVKPEIEPGDPTEDELHQSQLSAPVVSDEPSPDRLNSLGLDLAWMQERVSHLGAAYAVAQLGLGNTETGHPSASFPSQGGDNLDGPPTMLFTGGAHEMAAFAASFDMAAAAAAAAAVVATPPPPTPQPPPPAAPSVTTTSQRRPYRSSAAATKEPVVCAVCGRIFPSAAALELHQRVHTGERPYTCPHCGKGFAQPNNLRVHLLIHTGERRYRCSLCGKSFISSSHLKRHRTVHTQEKPYSCSRCGQSFSQMCSVRRHRQQSQCGL; encoded by the exons ATGATGGCGGACTGTGTCGGCTTTCAAGCGCAAATCGCCTCGATTATAGAGATATTGGCCAATTCTGCGGTGGCGGAGATCTGTAAACTGGTGGACGATGGCTACGCGGCGCTGCGCTCCCAGATGGACCAGGAGCGAGAGAAGAGCGAGAAGGAGAACGATACCCTACGACAGAAACTGCGAGAAATGGACGTCAAGATGCGGAGTTACGAGAGGAAAATGAGGAGACGAAGTCAGCGGGAGGAAATGCACGCCGTTCATTTTAGGCCACCCGAAG TACCTGACGACCATCAGCTTCTGGTGCCAGCTCTTCCTACCTCCTCTGAAGATGAACCCTTTCAACATGTTTCAAAG GAGGACAACCAGGTGTTGCCTCTGGTGAAGCAGGAGAAAGTGGAGGGAGACGACTGCAACCTGGACCTCAAGGTGGAGGTCAACATCAGGGCGGAATGTGGCCTGTCTACTG CCCTGGAGCCCAGTGGGGAGACCCCACCCAGCGACATCGTTTTTGGCACCAGTGTCACCaacatcaccacctccacctcccagcCTGCCCCCCGCCCTATTGAAGCCACAATGGACCTGACCTGCAGGCCTCGAGCAAAACGTAAAGCCAGCAAGCCTCTAAGCAACAGCATAACAGTCAGCAGTGGGGGGGTCCCGGCCCCTGAGGCTGTTCGCAGGGACTTGGGTGAGAGCCTGACAGATAGTTCTGTGAAGCCAGAGATTGAGCCAGGGGATCCTACAGAAGACGAACTCCATCAATCTCAGCTGTCAGCCCCTGTAGTGTCAGATGAGCCCAGCCCTGACCGCCTCAACAGCTTGGGCCTGGACCTGGCCTGGATGCAGGAGAGGGTCAGCCATCTTGGTGCAGCATATGCAGTAGCGCAACTGGGTTTGGGTAACACAGAAACCGGCCACCCCTCTGCCTCCTTCCCCTCTCAGGGAGGAGACAATCTAGATGGCCCTCCAACCATGCTCTTCACAGGTGGCGCTCATGAAATGGCTGCTTTTGCAGCCTCCTTTGACATGGCTGCCgcagctgctgccgctgctgctgtcgtGGCCACACCCCCCCCACCGACTCCTCAGCCCCCTCCCCCTGCAGCTCCTTCCGTCACTACGACCAGCCAGAGGCGACCTTACAGGAGCAGCGCTGCCGCAACTAAAGAACCTGTGGTGTGCGCTGTGTGCGGCCGTATCTTTCCTAGTGCAGCCGCCCTGGAGCTGCACCAACGGGTGCACACAGGGGAGAGACCTTACACCTGCCCCCACTGTGGAAAGGGCTTTGCCCAGCCCAACAACCTGcgggtccacctcctcatccaCACTGGGGAGAGGCGTTATCGATGTTCACTGTGTGGAAAGAGTTTCATCTCGTCCAGCCATCTGAAGAGGCACCGCACAGTCCACACGCAGGAGAAGCCCTACAGCTGCTCACGCTGCGGACAGTCCTTCAGCCAAATGTGTAGCGTCCGCAGACACCGGCAGCAGTCCCAGTGTGGCCTGTAG
- the LOC115587955 gene encoding zinc finger protein 79-like isoform X1: protein MMADCVGFQAQIASIIEILANSAVAEICKLVDDGYAALRSQMDQEREKSEKENDTLRQKLREMDVKMRSYERKMRRRSQREEMHAVHFRPPEVPDDHQLLVPALPTSSEDEPFQHVSKQEDNQVLPLVKQEKVEGDDCNLDLKVEVNIRAECGLSTALEPSGETPPSDIVFGTSVTNITTSTSQPAPRPIEATMDLTCRPRAKRKASKPLSNSITVSSGGVPAPEAVRRDLGESLTDSSVKPEIEPGDPTEDELHQSQLSAPVVSDEPSPDRLNSLGLDLAWMQERVSHLGAAYAVAQLGLGNTETGHPSASFPSQGGDNLDGPPTMLFTGGAHEMAAFAASFDMAAAAAAAAAVVATPPPPTPQPPPPAAPSVTTTSQRRPYRSSAAATKEPVVCAVCGRIFPSAAALELHQRVHTGERPYTCPHCGKGFAQPNNLRVHLLIHTGERRYRCSLCGKSFISSSHLKRHRTVHTQEKPYSCSRCGQSFSQMCSVRRHRQQSQCGL from the exons ATGATGGCGGACTGTGTCGGCTTTCAAGCGCAAATCGCCTCGATTATAGAGATATTGGCCAATTCTGCGGTGGCGGAGATCTGTAAACTGGTGGACGATGGCTACGCGGCGCTGCGCTCCCAGATGGACCAGGAGCGAGAGAAGAGCGAGAAGGAGAACGATACCCTACGACAGAAACTGCGAGAAATGGACGTCAAGATGCGGAGTTACGAGAGGAAAATGAGGAGACGAAGTCAGCGGGAGGAAATGCACGCCGTTCATTTTAGGCCACCCGAAG TACCTGACGACCATCAGCTTCTGGTGCCAGCTCTTCCTACCTCCTCTGAAGATGAACCCTTTCAACATGTTTCAAAG CAGGAGGACAACCAGGTGTTGCCTCTGGTGAAGCAGGAGAAAGTGGAGGGAGACGACTGCAACCTGGACCTCAAGGTGGAGGTCAACATCAGGGCGGAATGTGGCCTGTCTACTG CCCTGGAGCCCAGTGGGGAGACCCCACCCAGCGACATCGTTTTTGGCACCAGTGTCACCaacatcaccacctccacctcccagcCTGCCCCCCGCCCTATTGAAGCCACAATGGACCTGACCTGCAGGCCTCGAGCAAAACGTAAAGCCAGCAAGCCTCTAAGCAACAGCATAACAGTCAGCAGTGGGGGGGTCCCGGCCCCTGAGGCTGTTCGCAGGGACTTGGGTGAGAGCCTGACAGATAGTTCTGTGAAGCCAGAGATTGAGCCAGGGGATCCTACAGAAGACGAACTCCATCAATCTCAGCTGTCAGCCCCTGTAGTGTCAGATGAGCCCAGCCCTGACCGCCTCAACAGCTTGGGCCTGGACCTGGCCTGGATGCAGGAGAGGGTCAGCCATCTTGGTGCAGCATATGCAGTAGCGCAACTGGGTTTGGGTAACACAGAAACCGGCCACCCCTCTGCCTCCTTCCCCTCTCAGGGAGGAGACAATCTAGATGGCCCTCCAACCATGCTCTTCACAGGTGGCGCTCATGAAATGGCTGCTTTTGCAGCCTCCTTTGACATGGCTGCCgcagctgctgccgctgctgctgtcgtGGCCACACCCCCCCCACCGACTCCTCAGCCCCCTCCCCCTGCAGCTCCTTCCGTCACTACGACCAGCCAGAGGCGACCTTACAGGAGCAGCGCTGCCGCAACTAAAGAACCTGTGGTGTGCGCTGTGTGCGGCCGTATCTTTCCTAGTGCAGCCGCCCTGGAGCTGCACCAACGGGTGCACACAGGGGAGAGACCTTACACCTGCCCCCACTGTGGAAAGGGCTTTGCCCAGCCCAACAACCTGcgggtccacctcctcatccaCACTGGGGAGAGGCGTTATCGATGTTCACTGTGTGGAAAGAGTTTCATCTCGTCCAGCCATCTGAAGAGGCACCGCACAGTCCACACGCAGGAGAAGCCCTACAGCTGCTCACGCTGCGGACAGTCCTTCAGCCAAATGTGTAGCGTCCGCAGACACCGGCAGCAGTCCCAGTGTGGCCTGTAG